The following coding sequences are from one Parabacteroides pacaensis window:
- a CDS encoding O-antigen ligase family protein, with the protein MKYTRYISLSLLIFSGTFLLCTVFATDSSLENGLVMGKVHWFHLSMLIMSVCSWIAALLMKPAKPFIFLPTDGLVLLLAIIVVLTYNWQLNPEPERLLVGGQLIMLWFLLRFIFNEWQPLRLFFPAVIMGTGLIEAISGICQLHGFENSNHSLFNLTGDFYNPGPYSGYLALVLPLCVWIILEFDKYKKAGWHQSKIYLYYMAWFCLLGILVVLPAGMSRTAWIAAIVSCAWVYWGERIGWKKTKRIMKRHPILSLVSSILIMVSLAGVFVGIYTLKMDSANGRLLLWKVTGRAIMEQPWAGTGLGGFPAAYTEAQAGYFASGKATETERVVAGCPDYGFNEFLQIGLEQGVAGLVVFVLLLGYSLWCGVKNGQLGASGGILALIVFGLASYPLQLPEFWVVLVVFMAVANTSLDSATSLCLFRGGLRRIIFITIIGIFVVGCAGIFRQQKKYHEGYKKWNRLKMMHNNEVYEAASNGYEELVSQMKHRPELLFETALCLNRTKRYAEANKLLYQAMLLSSDPMIYYITAKNEQALGNYRKAEKLLLHAINILPERIYPYYLLAKLYSEEAFFQEDKFLHIAEVVLKKEPRVVSPAIQEMKSEIQKMLNDKRRNPN; encoded by the coding sequence ATGAAATATACCCGATACATAAGTTTGTCCCTACTTATTTTTAGCGGTACTTTTTTACTGTGTACTGTATTTGCCACGGATTCAAGCCTGGAAAACGGGTTAGTTATGGGGAAAGTCCATTGGTTTCATTTATCCATGTTGATTATGTCTGTATGCAGTTGGATAGCAGCCCTCTTGATGAAACCGGCGAAACCATTTATCTTTTTACCGACAGATGGATTAGTCTTACTTTTAGCGATTATTGTTGTGCTTACTTATAACTGGCAATTAAATCCCGAACCGGAGAGATTACTGGTCGGTGGGCAACTGATCATGCTGTGGTTCCTGTTGCGGTTCATCTTTAACGAATGGCAGCCCTTACGATTGTTTTTCCCTGCGGTGATTATGGGGACAGGCTTGATAGAAGCGATTTCAGGGATATGTCAATTACATGGTTTTGAAAATTCTAACCATTCTTTGTTTAACCTAACGGGGGATTTCTATAATCCGGGACCTTATTCAGGGTATCTGGCGTTAGTGTTACCTCTTTGTGTGTGGATAATTTTAGAATTTGATAAATATAAGAAAGCCGGCTGGCATCAAAGTAAGATTTATCTGTATTATATGGCATGGTTTTGCTTGCTGGGAATCCTTGTTGTATTACCTGCCGGGATGAGCCGGACGGCATGGATAGCAGCAATTGTATCATGCGCATGGGTTTACTGGGGGGAACGTATCGGATGGAAAAAAACGAAACGGATTATGAAAAGACATCCCATATTGTCCCTCGTTTCTTCTATTTTAATAATGGTATCTTTAGCAGGTGTATTTGTAGGCATTTACACATTGAAGATGGATTCAGCCAATGGCCGGTTACTTTTGTGGAAAGTGACGGGGCGAGCTATAATGGAGCAACCTTGGGCTGGTACTGGACTGGGTGGTTTTCCGGCTGCTTATACCGAAGCACAAGCAGGATATTTTGCTTCTGGTAAAGCTACGGAGACAGAGAGGGTGGTAGCCGGATGTCCGGATTACGGATTCAATGAATTTTTACAAATTGGTTTGGAACAAGGAGTTGCAGGTTTAGTAGTTTTTGTGTTGTTATTAGGATATTCCTTGTGGTGTGGTGTAAAAAACGGACAGCTAGGAGCTAGTGGAGGAATATTGGCGTTGATAGTGTTCGGCTTGGCGTCTTATCCGTTGCAGTTGCCGGAGTTTTGGGTCGTGTTAGTCGTGTTTATGGCAGTAGCTAACACTTCTCTGGACAGTGCTACCTCCCTTTGTCTATTTCGAGGAGGACTGAGAAGAATAATTTTTATTACTATAATCGGGATTTTTGTAGTAGGTTGCGCTGGAATTTTCCGGCAACAGAAGAAATATCATGAGGGCTACAAAAAATGGAATAGATTGAAGATGATGCATAATAATGAAGTGTATGAAGCGGCTAGTAACGGATATGAGGAGTTGGTATCTCAAATGAAGCATAGACCGGAATTACTGTTTGAAACAGCGCTATGTTTAAATAGGACAAAACGGTATGCAGAAGCAAACAAGTTATTATACCAGGCAATGCTATTAAGTAGTGATCCGATGATATATTATATTACGGCAAAAAATGAACAGGCACTGGGAAATTACCGGAAAGCAGAAAAGTTATTGTTACATGCTATTAATATATTGCCGGAACGAATCTATCCGTATTATCTATTAGCTAAACTTTATTCGGAAGAAGCTTTTTTTCAAGAGGATAAGTTTCTCCATATTGCTGAAGTTGTATTGAAAAAAGAGCCCAGAGTAGTAAGTCCTGCTATTCAGGAAATGAAATCAGAAATTCAAAAGATGCTCAATGATAAACGTAGAAATCCTAATTGA